CTTTTCCATTGATTGTATGTTCAACGCCTTCGGTGTTGTAGGTGCAGGCGTCCTATCCTTCCCCGGGCTTCCGCCCGGGGCTAAGGACGTTGATCCGCCATCCGGCGGATCGGAGCAAGCAGCAGGTAATGTGCTTCAGGCATCAAGGGATCAATACAGATCAAATTCAGGTGCAGATATCGGGTTTCACCACCAGGGGGTTTGTTCAATTAATACACTCTATCCCGCATATAATCGGACGCCGAAGGTGTCCAATGTAATTAGCCCCGGGTGAAAACCCGGGGTAAATCAATAGCCGGGATACGGCAACACCGGAGGTGTTGAATGAAATGCGGAGGGCCGAAACCTGGTGAATATCCAGTTCCGTTCAGCGTAAACCGGACCCGGATAAAAATGTTACCAAACTGACCTAATCATCCAGGTCATCGATTCTCTCTTCAAGATGGTCCAGCTTATCCATAATCTCCTGAAGCAGGTGGATAATCATTACATGTGTTTTTTTGGCATCGATGCCAACCACGCTCTCTTCGCTGCCAATCATTTTTTCAATCTCCTTGTAGGCACTGTCTGATATATTCATGATCCTCATAATTATGGTTCTGTTCCAATTAAACCGGGTTCAGAATAAAGATTGTTGTATTGGGCTGAACCCGAACCCTTGCCGGATGGTTCTCTCACTCTTCAGCTTCAAAGCCGGCTCTCACCAGATCCTCAAATCCGCCCACATTATAAACATTTTCGAAGCCCTTGTTTTTCATCAGGCGTGCTGCCTGACCGCTGCGGTTGCCTGAGCGGCAGTAGAGATAGTAGGTTTTATCCATTTCAAGGTCATCCACATTCTCGTGAAATTCGCCTGAGTTAAAATC
This DNA window, taken from Rhodohalobacter mucosus, encodes the following:
- a CDS encoding rhodanese-like domain-containing protein, with the protein product MFSFLTRSDGIDISASEFREKLEKERGVVIDVRTKMEYDEGHLEMTDKLYDFNSGEFHENVDDLEMDKTYYLYCRSGNRSGQAARLMKNKGFENVYNVGGFEDLVRAGFEAEE